A genomic region of Bosea sp. 124 contains the following coding sequences:
- a CDS encoding potassium-transporting ATPase subunit F produces the protein MPLDIILGLTAVLVLLVYLLKALLRPESF, from the coding sequence ATGCCCCTCGACATCATCCTCGGGCTGACGGCCGTGCTCGTTCTGCTCGTCTATCTCCTCAAGGCGCTGCTGCGCCCCGAATCCTTCTGA